The genomic region ATAATTTCCAAAACCAGGTCTAGTTGTTGCATGGGGCTAACAGTAAAGAACATAGCCAATAAATGATCTGATTTTAGCATTTTCAAAAACTAGgagatgaaataaaaaaggataCCGATTCAAAAAATAACATGGCTCCCCTCAcaactttctaaataaaattgagaaattgtagaaaattaaatatgttttaaaaattacagtgatAGCAGAGTTTGAATGCATACAAGGGTCCCAGAGGAGACggggggcaggagcaggggcctTAGGGAACCCCAGAGGCAGGACACAGATTCACAGTGTTTCTTCACCTCCAACTGCATGCCATCTCCCTTTCTGAACAACCTGCACTTTTCCTGGCTCTCTCTTGGCACTTATTACTGTCCCTTTGTTCTAGAATCCTTTTTGTGTAGGTGTGACTCACTGTCTAACATGTAAATACCCCAAGCGTTTTGGCATCTCTCTCCTATGGTTCTGTATACCTCTTAGGTGCTCATCTATTTGGTAAAGGGAGAAATGAATAGGGGTCAAATGCTTTACAGTCTAAAATGCaacagatttgcaccatgaagagGTCACTGACTTAAAGGTGTGCTTTACTGGTCTTATACTGGTGTCCATAGTTACAGGACAGAAGCTGGAAATACATCACTGTCATACATGCTTGCTTTTTCTCAAATCATTCTAAGACTGGGCTGACCTACCTACTATCTGGATGtcaatgtttcatttttatagcCATCTTACACATACTTGCACTTACCCAAAATTTTCCAAGAACATTTCTATTTATAATGATACCGTGGGGGATTTGAGATGGGAGTATGTCCCCATCGAGAACTGGGGTTcatgtcccctccccttgaatctgagctggcctgtgactgctttgaccaacagaatatggTGGAAGTGACACTGTGCCAGGGTCTGGCATAGCCTTTCAGAGGACTAGAAATGTCCACCTTGGTCTCTGGGAGCCCTAAGTTGCCATATAAGAAGTCTGGCCACCCTGAGGGGCCATGCCAGAGTACCTgtgtggagaaagaagaggaaagtaaagaggagggaaggagaggaggagaaggaagggggagaggaggggagagtgcTGCTCAGCTGGTCCCCAGCTGTTCAGACTGCAGCCCTTGAGGTCACCCCAGTCCCCCTGAGGCTCCAGACATCTTGAAGCAGAGAGACCACCCTCCCTTCTGTGCCCTGCTTGAATTTCTGACCTCGGAATTGTGAAGTCTAACAATAAATTCTTGTTTTAAGTAACTAGATCTTGGGGCAGGTAACTAAGCATTAATAATTAACTGAAACAATGTTTTAAGCTACTATAACCaactattattttaattcatAAATGTATGTACACAGATTACATGAAAGAAAGGAATTGAGTACATATGTTGCACTTTAAGAATATGTCTGATAGGTTACttgttgaaaatgaaaggatcttaagcaaacattttaacattttttgaaattAGTCATATATTTAAGATttgggacttttaaaaaattattaaaattgaaaaaataatgtgtTGATTAATCCACTATAGTATGATTAGCAAGAATGACACAGATAATGTAAGTTGCAGGGAAAACAATGAAGATCCTTCCTAAGttttatattcacacaaaagTGTGATGCCGATAAActgaccaaaaacaacaaaaagataaggTCTTGTATCTTGCAACCGGATAAGCTGAAACTGTGTGTACAGGGACCCACACAAGCGCCTTCTACTGATCTGTGGGAGAGGAACAATTCACTGGGCTGTCTCCAGGAGATGTGCATGCTTGGTCTCAGAGCTCCTGAGCTGTTCGCTCACTGTGCCAGAGCAGCTCACCTCCCACAGGGTGTTCTTGAGAATCTCAGCAACCGAGGCCCGAAAGTGCACTTGGAACTTCTTGCTAATTAGGACATAAAGGATGGGGTTCAAGCAACTGTTGAGGAACGCCAAGCTGGTGGAGAGGGGGATTCCAGCCTGCAGCACCTGGTGGAAGGAGCCATTGTGGTGAATCGTGAGCTCCCAAATGCTAAACAGATGATAAGGAGTCCAGCAAATCAAAAAGGCCGTGACCACAGCCAGGATGGTCCAGAAATGCTTACTGGAGATCACGATACTTCGCTTCTTCACCTTCAAGATGAGACACAAGTAGCAAATGCTCATTGTCAGCAAAGGGAAGAGGTAGCCAATGATTACTTTCACCCAGGTCAGAACGTGGTGCCTCATCTCAATGAGGTCAGGGTCGTGCTCGTGGAAATTGTTATAGCAAAGAGTGCGGTTATCAAACTCCAGAGTGTCCCGGAAGTAGAGGGCAGGACTACCCATTAGTGAAGCCAAAAGCCAAACGAATATAATAACAATCAGGGCGTTCCTTGGGGTTCGGTTCCGATGAGATAAGACAGGATGGATCAAGTGGATATAGCGGTCCAGGCTGATCACCGTCAGGAAAAACACACTGGCAAACATGTTCAACTGGGCAATGAAGGAATTGGCTTTGCACAACCAGATGCCAAAGGGCCAGTGGAAATTCATAGCCACATAGGAGATGTACAGGGGCAAGAAGAGTAGAAAGATGAAATCCGCAATGGCCAGATTGAGGAACCAGAGAGTGGTGACTGTCTTCTTCCACTTGAATCCCGTGAACCAAATGACGATGGCATTTCCTGGGATGCCCAGCACAAATGCTAAGCAGTATAACACCAGGGAGACCCAGTGAGCAATTCCCAGGTGGACTTTCTCCTCCAAATCAGCCTCTGGGGAGTAATATTCCAGGGCATAAGAATAGTTCTCAAATTCTTCAAATAATGTTTCCTCTAGATCCTCCATGACCTTGCTAAGTGGAGAATGAAGAACTCTATAGAcgcaaatttaaaaagaaagaaaacaattgttaaaagaagaagaaatctttgGTGAATGATAAGGAACACAAGGATAAGAATATTTCATCTTATGAACTGGAAATAGTATATTTCTTGGTAGGACTTGTGCTTACACTCCACGTGTCCAAGTCTTGGTGGACCTCAGTTTCACTCTGATTATTCTCAAAGGTGTGAGAGTCCATTTTTGTATTCGGTAAGTGCTAAATTAAGATGTTGACTCTACAGGTGCGATTCCTCCATTCACAATGCTTGTAGGGCTGACCAGAGAGAATCTAACATTCAACGAGCATTTATTAGGTTCTTACTCTGCATTATTATTTTATGGaagatgcaaaagaaaataaatgaatacttaCATGGTGGTGACTTCAAAATCCTTATTTGTACCCTGACTTCTTAAGCTTTAGACAGAGTTCCAACTGCTTCCTCAACCCACCCACCTGGATCTCACTGGCAAGCCCTGGAGATTTTGACCCACTATTTTGCACCCAACGATGTTTTGATTCTACTTTATGAATGCAAACATGTTCATAAGAATTAGATCAATGCGGAAGGCTTTCAACCAAAAGGAATCTTTTGGAGTAAACTTGACTATGACCGTTTAATTTCTATATTAATTTCCTATAGAGTACAGTTaacctttatttaaatttttattttattgaaattcctTTCTTTTGAGTTCTTTTCTAGATTTACAACAAAGATTTGGTTTATTAttaatcagttttattttgtttatttttctccctaccaAATCTTGCCTATTATAATTTCACCTAAAGTTTTCTTTTGTggcccctttttcttttctccttcaaggCCAGTTTTCCTGGGTTAAGAAAACTTAAATGTCAATTTTTcaatcaaaacaaagtttactgGGTGCAATTTTagcttcattaattttattttgtgttgtttccatCTGTAGTATTGAAAATCAAGTAGAAAAAAGATTTAGTTGTATTCATTTCATGGAGCTACAACCATTAATGGGGCAAATATGTAAGATTTGGTGTTACAGTAGGGTTGGAAGGAAGAGGTCAAACATCTTGTGTTGCTCAGAGCATCTCAAACTCAGTTTGGCTAACACTGAATTCATCATCCTACCTAAAATCATTTGAAGAATCTGGCAGGGCATAATTAGGAAACAAAAGCAATTCATTAGCATCCTCCCAACCCCAGACCCAGCTaacttcactttatttttcaatattcagCTCCAATGCCCCCTTTTCTTGGAAACATTTCCTGACATTTTCTTCCCCCAGACAACTATAATAGTATTAATaactattattataaataatagtcAATGTTATTGGGAAtttactaggtgccaggcatATGTGATCTGATTTGATCCTCACAAGACTCTTATAAAGCAGGTAAGCACTATGATTATTTCCATTTATGGGAAAGGATCTGAGGCCTGGAGAAGCTTAGTGACTTGCTCCGGATCACATAGTCTGTAACTGGAGAGGCAGGACATGAACTGGGATCTCTTGGACCCAGAGCCTGAGCTCTTAATCACTGAGACATTGCTCTCTTCTGTCACACTTCTCCTTCATACTTAAAAAGCTACATTGTCACTGACTTATCTTTAATATCTGCCCCACTaaactgtgaactccttgagaACAATAACTGTCATCTCCTTGCCCCACAGCGCCTAGTACAAGTCTTAACATATCACAGATGCTTAACATGTGTCTCATAAAGGATTGGCTCTGCCACGAGTCTGGTTCAGAaccaaatgtaattttaaagagGATCTGTGAATTCACCCCTAAGTCAGTGTCGCTGCCAGAATCTCTGGCCATGACCCACAGTTCTATCCCCAGGATCTTGGTTTGTTCTTGATACCAAGTCCTTTCCTTTGTGTCCTACTCCAGCAAGGAAGAATTGGCTTCTTGCTTGCTGCCCTGTTCTTTCAGGACTGGGATCTTACCCTGCCCTCTCCACCCTTTCTGGTGGCTGACCCTCCCCAGTGCCGAAGCCTTTCAAGCCTACTCTCTAACTCCCTGCCTTGGTTCTCTGCCTGTGTTCCAGGACACTCTTACCTTCCTCGTGCCTAGGACCAGTTCTTTTAGGCTGTTAGCAATTCTGAAGCCCAGTGGCCCAGGTGGTGGTCTAAATCACCTTACAAAACCCTAAGCAGTGGAGTAGATGGAACCTCATTCCCCAAACATAGAAAGCCATGGAAACCCCCAAAGTACACACAACCACTATCCTCACGGAAAGTCAGGAGCCTTTTCTTTCCAATGTCCACTGACCCTGCTGGGCCAGAGTGATCACAGGGCCTGTGGAAGGACACCAACACCCGCTCTTCCCAGTTCTCTTGGGGCGGGGGAGGGACCTGGAGGATGAGTGACCTATCTGAACAGAATTCTTTTAAACTGAAAGCCCTGTGCCAGAGAGGTTCCTAATCTTCCAGAAAGCAGATGAGTTGATTAGATGCAAGGACAAGCTCAGGCTTGGAGAAGGATCTTCAGGAGGAGCAGAGTGCTGCCCAGCTGAATCCCTCATGGGAAAAATAAGCTAGGAATTCCCCTATGACTTAGACCAGATGTATCTGTGTGGTGATGatgaggggtaggggtgggatgGAGAAGAGAGGGGTAAGGCAGAATTCAGCAATTGTCCTACCGAGTCCTTGGGGCAGACAGGGTTAATCCTGGAGGACATGTTCTTGTTTAATTATTATACCTTGTTTGTGTATCGCTTTAGTGGACAGGCACCTCCAGATCTAATCTACTTTCCAAATCTCCCTTGGATCTACCCAAATATCTAGAGActaactgtattagtttcctggagCTGCCATAACAGAGGACcctaaactgggtggcttaaaataacaaatgtattgACTCACAGTCTGGatgccagaagtctgagatccagGTGTGGGTAGGGTTGTTTCCTtccgagggctgtgagggagaatctgtccaTGTCTTTTGCCTTGATTCGGGTGTTTTCTGGCAAGCtttggccttccttggcttgtccATACATCACCTTGATACTTGCCTTTATCTTCACaaggtgttctccctgtgtgcgtgTCTATCTCTGTGTCcgaatttcccctttttataaggacaccagtcccacTGGATTAGGactcaccctaatgacctcattttaacttgattacctccgTAAGGGCCCTATTTCCAAGTGAGGTCACATTGTGAGATACTGGGGTTTAAGACTTCAGCATGTCTTTTTGGGGGGCCATAATTCAACCCATCACATTAACCTAGAGCTGGCAACCACCATTTCTGAACCCTGATCACTCAtgcatttagcaaatatttagtaAGTGCCTACGTTTGTCTGGCACTATTCTAGCTGACTGGGATTCTTCACCAAATAAGACAACTTTTCTTCCTCTTAGATTTTAGGTTCTAGCAGGAGGAGATagacagtaaaaaaataaacataagaaaaaagcaaattacataGTGTATTAGATAACAAGTGCTGTAGAAAAATAGGGGGAAAGAACAGGATAAAGGGGATGGGAGAGGTGGTTTTAACCCTCAGTAAGGTGGTCAGAGAAGGACTCATTGAGAAGACGACAACTGCAAAGGcttgaggaggtgagggagtcaGTGATGCGGGtatttccaggcagaaggaacagccagtgcaaaggccctgtggcagaagTGTGTCTAACATTCCAGAAGCACTAAGGAGGCCAGTGTTTCTAGAACGTGGTGAGCAAGTGAACAAGGGGAGGATCAAAAGGAAAGAAGCACCAAGGATGTGGGAGCTCAGATCATGCAGAGGTTTGTAGGCACTGAAGAACTTCGGTTTTTACTCAAAGAGAAATGGAGGCTATTGAAGGACTCTGAGCAGAGGAAAAAGTAGTCTGCTTCATATTATAGAAAGATCCCTCTTTTCGCTATGTTGAAAATAGACTGAGTGTAGAAATAGGGAGACCAGTCAGGAGATTATTGCAATCATCCTGGCCAGAGAGAAGGGTGGCTTGGATCAAGGCGGTAGTGGTAGAAGCGATGAGAAAGGATTGAATTCTAGATATTTTGGAAATAGAGACAACAGATTTCTTAATGGACCGGATGTGGGGTGTGAGAGAAGAGTCAACAACGACCCCCAGACTTTGGGACCTTCTGTACCAGAGTCCAAGTCCCCCTAGTACCCTTTTCCTGCTCTTCTCACTGGCTGGATGAGGATGCAGTGCTAAGACATCTTGTACCAAGTGGATGAGGAAAACATGGTTTTAAGCTTAGGCCCCTGGACGACCGCGTGGAGCAGAGCTGCCCTGCTTCTCTGGACCAGCTCCTTCTGGATGACTAAGTGAGAAAATATTTCCGCTGCTATTCTTTTGGGCTTTTGTTAAAGCAGTTGAACCTGTATCCTAACAAATTTACCTTCTCTAGGCCTTGCCTTTAAGCACTGTGATGGAGACCTGGCGGTACCAACCTCCTGTGAAAGATGCTGTAAGAAACCCTTGAGGTAGGAGCTCCTCCTAACAATGGTCCTGGCTTCCAGAAGCTTACCGGAAGAGAGAGACGGGAGCTTACCTTAGGGAgaatggaaagaggaagaagctgGCTTGGTGAGGGGGTCTCTCTTACCCCAGCAAGGGTCAGGAAGCCATTTAAGAACCCCCGTTTTAACCATGGACACTGAATATGAGGGAGTTTTTGCAATTGACTATGGTGGTCTGGTAAGACTCCCGCTTTATAAGAAAATGAGGGGCAGGTCTTGAGTTGTGATGATACTAGACATGGACTGTTTGGGCAGAGTTAACGTCCTCTGCCCGTCGTTTCATAATGTAAATGCCCCCAGGGGCAGGCTGCCTTAATGGGTGCAGTAGTCCAGGTTGGGGAGACGATGGGATTTGGGTGAACCCAAGAGCAGGAGACTTGCCTTCAGTGGACAGCAGCCACTCAGTTCTAGCCAATTGTTTCCACGTGGAAAATGAGGGCTTGGTGTTGCCAGAGTTTTTGAACAATGGCTggatatctatatttttaatgtgaaaagtGTCCAACTTCTAAGCtactcttttaaaacaaaatagccGTGGGCGTAGGTCCTAGTCTGTGACCCCTGGGGCAGACAAACTTTTGAAAACTTTGAGGTTTTCCACAGTGAAGAAGGAACCTACCCATTAGAATGGAAATAGCAACTCTGAGTTGGCCTCTGTGAATGACTTGCCCTCGGTCCCCAGAGAGACAGTCATAAGATTCAGTGCTGCTCAGAGGCCTCTGCAGAGACCCACTAACCTCGGGGTGACAGAGGGGATTGACTGTAAGAGTTGGGCcagctctttttctctccagggaAAAAATGCCATGGACAAGTTCCTGACTTTACTGGGTTTCTATTAGTTCCCAAGGAGGACcctggaagaaaagcaaaagcaatggATCAGCCCCTAGGACTGGAGCTGTTCTTCGGAGCTGAGTCAGAGGTCCCGGTCCTTGAGAGCGGAGGGTGAGTAGACTCCCTGATGAAGGACCCTCACCCCGCCTCCTGCCATCTCTGGTTAGAAGACCCTATGCCGCTGCCTTGTCACTGCTCTAAGTCCACAGCTTGGCTCTGTTATCTCTTCCCTGTGAGTTGTGCACTACCCCAAACTTAAACTCAACCACGCTTCCAGTTCAGAGCACAAGTCAGCAGAGATCCTGACCCGTGGTTCCGCTTCTACAATCGCTCTGCTTGATCTGGGTAACTGGGTCATTGCCTTGTTCCTAGTGCTGGCTACTGGGTTCCGGTTTTGGGCTGCTATACCTTTGGTTCTTTCCAGTCCTCTGGAGAACATAGACCTGTTACCACATGACTCTGCTttgctctctctcctgctcccttctccctccttggTTAGACTACTCACCTACCACCCCAGGAGGCATTTCCCTAGCACCAACTCCCATCCCTTATTGCCACCAAAGTCTACACCAGTGGATCTCAACCCAGGACAGTTTTGCCTCCCAGGGCATAtgtggcaatgtctagagacattgtTGATTGTCATGACAGGGAATGGGGATGGGGGGACatgtgctactggtatctagtggggAGAAGCCAGGATGCTCCTAAATATGCTACGTTAGacagccccccccccaaaaagaatTATCTTGCCTGAAAAGTCAATGATGCTGAAGCTAAGAAACCCTGATCTGCACATCCTGAGTCCAGTCAAACTCCTCTCTTCTACCTGCTGCCGAGCCGGCTCTTCTCTGGGGTGCTCTCACCTTGGAGTCCTGGCTTGGCCTGCTCTTGTCTACACCACTACCAACCAGTTGTGCCTTTTAGAGGTTGCAaactattgatctgtgtgtttaaTTTGGTTGAAAGTGTTAAAAAATGTTTGATGTAGATGCTAAtatggagatttcacaaaaagATTCCAATTCTTAGCATCTCTCAATAATTTGCATTATCTGTTCAGAATGGGCCTGTGCGTCCTACAGCAGCATGGCTTTCTTCTTAGGTCAGGTATGTCCTGCTCGGCCCTGGCCACTGCCTCTTCCAAGGCGCTCGCTTATGCTTCCCAGGATGCTGTCAGCACTTGAATTTACAATCTTTGCTGACACCGTGTCTTGTGTatagtaagaaataaaattgttgaaAAATCTAAAACCGTTCACGTGAGAATGCGAATGAAGTGTGTGATAATGCAATCTCAAAATATTACCTGCAATCTCAAGGTGAAATAAGGCCTACAAAGAAAGCTTCCTACGCTGCACATTTCCGCCAATTTACATTTAAGGAGATGTCTTTTCAAACTTCTAAAAACTGatattctggggccggcccggtggcgcagcagttaagttcgaacattctgcttctctgcagcccggggttcgtcagttcggatcccgggtgcggacatggcaccgcttggcaaaagccatgctgtggtagtcgtcccacgtataaagtagaggaagatgggcacagatgttagctcagggccagtcttcttcagcaaaaagaggaggattggcagtagttagctcagggctaatcatcctcaaaaaaaaaaaaccctgatattCTGCTGTCTCACCAATCATGCTGTGTTATATTTACCTGTTTAATCTTGGTGAGATAAGAGAGAAAGGGCAAAAagagatatagaaagaaaatatgggGAAATCTGTCCTCAATCTAACCAGGTGGCTATCTGTaaacatatatgtgcatatgtgtgcctACGTATACATATACCTTCTTTTTGAGAAGTGACGGGGAGGATGTGAATGAAGACTCAGAGGTGAAACTGGAGGGATGTCTGGGCAATAGGAAGGAGCCTTGTTGAGCAGTAACCAGAAATGAAGATGGACGGCAGGCAGAATTAGGTCTTTAGTCAGGTTTAAAGGAAACACTGTTATTTATTAAACAGGCAGGGTCAAAGCTTCTTGGCTGGCAGTGACTTTCCATTGAGACGTATAGTTTTCTCAATCTGGAAGTGCTTGGAAGAACGCAATAACAATGCCAGGACAAGGCTTTTAGATGGGAAAGAGCTACTGTACTTGTTTTAAACCATATGTGCTGCTGAAAGGCAAGTAAATAATTCTGATTGAAATAAAGACTAATAAAGATCTGCAGGATCATAAAATCTTTTGAGTACCACTCCAGTATGTGCCAGGCTGACTGTGGACATGAGTACATGCAGGTCTACCCAAGTCTGTTAGAAATGTGTgaaaattgcttggtgtggagCGAGTTCGGAGAAGCATTCCTGAAGGCTGCGGTTTGGTCTCCAAAGAATGTGGAGAGGCATTCAGCTGCGGTGCAGCACCCAAGGTCCCACATTCCTGGGCAACATTTACCCGGATACTCAGGTGACAAGTGTCTAGTTCCAGAGCACAgaactatttattgaattaaaCCAATCAGTTTCTGATCAATTCAGATTTTCTAGACGGTAAGGCTGAAAGTCTTTTCTGAATAAACAGATTTCACTGCAAGAGTTCTGGCAGAACGAGTCGTGATAAATAGTCTATAAAATCCAGATGATTTTGGGAAGGGACATCTGGTAGAAATGTGTATTGTTAAACTTTTAAATGTGGCTTTAAACGACACTTGGCTACCGAGGGAAGCGCTGTGTTTGTCTACCTTGACAAAACCCCAAGGATCCTTCTGGCAGAGCATTTGGTGAATGCAGAGAGGTTTAATTTAGTTCCATAACGTGAAGTCAGATGGGTTTTCATGGACCATTCAAAAGTGTATCcctaagaaaactgaggccctcaCCCACTTTTGAGAAGGAGCTGATGTGCTGACCTTCGTCTGTGCAGTGCCCGTGGAGAGGCCCCCTTCCACCCTGGGGGGAAAGAACTCAAAAGCTGAATGTGTCTCCTGTGAAAACCATAGGGCCCTGGAGGGAACCCATATTCTCCTTCTGATTGGATGACAGGAGTGTGTAGGAAAAAACCCATGGACATGAAAGAGAAACTCTCTGGTGAAAACCATGGATCTGTGACCCAGCAAACAACTATGGTCAGCAAACTTGATTTTTCAAAGGCTGTCATCTTTGCaaagcatgtgtgtatgtgtgtgtgtgtgtgtaggtggcGGGGTGGGGGTTATTTGGAGCATTGCTCAGAATTTTCCACTAACTGTCAAATATAAACTGTATGCCACACCCCAGATTGTACTCAAGATGCTTGGCCCCAGTGGAATATTTGGCTGCCCTTTGGATAAACGGCCTCTGTCTGGAAGGTGCTGAGGCACAGCGGTGTTCTATAGAAACCGTGGGTACTCACTGATGGGAGCAAAGGAGCTTGAGTGGAAACAGGTCGGGCCTGATCCCCATGCTCCAGCTGGTTGGAGGTGGTAGGACAGTGACTGCAGCTTGCTCCCTGCCACCCCAAGCATGGCATGGCCTATCCTGTGATAGAGAAGTGTCTTGCCTATCGTAGCTCCCATGTCGCTTATTGCTGAATCCCAGACACTAAGACAAATGACAATATTCCTTGGTATATTAggaagaatggaagtattttggTTTGTCTGGGAAAGAGACAGCAAAGAAAAGGGAGTGTTCTGTTCATGAAAATCTTTGAAT from Equus asinus isolate D_3611 breed Donkey chromosome 4, EquAss-T2T_v2, whole genome shotgun sequence harbors:
- the CMKLR2 gene encoding chemerin-like receptor 2 — protein: MEDLEETLFEEFENYSYALEYYSPEADLEEKVHLGIAHWVSLVLYCLAFVLGIPGNAIVIWFTGFKWKKTVTTLWFLNLAIADFIFLLFLPLYISYVAMNFHWPFGIWLCKANSFIAQLNMFASVFFLTVISLDRYIHLIHPVLSHRNRTPRNALIVIIFVWLLASLMGSPALYFRDTLEFDNRTLCYNNFHEHDPDLIEMRHHVLTWVKVIIGYLFPLLTMSICYLCLILKVKKRSIVISSKHFWTILAVVTAFLICWTPYHLFSIWELTIHHNGSFHQVLQAGIPLSTSLAFLNSCLNPILYVLISKKFQVHFRASVAEILKNTLWEVSCSGTVSEQLRSSETKHAHLLETAQ